One genomic region from Xyrauchen texanus isolate HMW12.3.18 chromosome 4, RBS_HiC_50CHRs, whole genome shotgun sequence encodes:
- the LOC127639858 gene encoding insulin translates to MAVWLQAGALLFLLAVSGVNANGGAPQHLCGSHLVDALYLVCGPTGFFYNPKRDADPLIGFLPPKSGQENEVADFAFKDHAELIRKRGIVEQCCHKPCSIFELQNYCN, encoded by the exons ATGGCAGTGTGGCTCCAGGCTGGTGCTTTGCTGTTCCTGTTGGCTGTCTCTGGTGTCAATGCAAATGGAGGGGCCCCGCAGCATCTGTGTGGATCTCATCTGGTTGATGCGCTCTACCTGGTCTGTGGTCCAACAGGCTTCTTTTATAACCCCAAGAGAGATGCTGACCCCCTCATCG GTTTCCTTCCTCCTAAATCTGGCCAGGAAAATGAGGTGGCTGACTTCGCATTTAAAGATCATGCTGAGCTGATAAGGAAGAGAGGCATTGTAGAGCAGTGTTGCCACAAACCCTGCAGCATCTTTGAACTGCAGAATTACTGCAATTAA
- the LOC127639698 gene encoding rho GTPase-activating protein 35-like — translation MMMAKKQESRMPIYNLVVVGLSGTEKEKGQCGVGKSCLCNRFVRPSADEFHLDHTSVLSTSDFGGRVVNNDHFLFWGEVGRVSEDGAECRMHVVEQTEFIDDQTFQPHRSTALQPYIKRAASTKLASAEKLMYFCTDQLGLEQDFEQKQMPEGKLQVDGFMLCVDVSRGMNRNFDDQMKFVTNLYNHLSKTKKPIVLVLTKCDEGVERYIKDSHTFAISKKNLQVVETSARSNVNVDLAFLTLLQLVDKGRGKPKIVPYFEALKHQSQLIASTKDRYEWLVNHIVKNHNETWPNISRCMQTSTEYNEYVFLEGTGKSKKLFQQHIHRLKQEHIERRRKGYLSTLPLALSTLVSELDEIEHLSWSGVQKVLESKKDFDHWFVVLDDAPWEETPHLDNMEDDRIPFDVLDTTAAEIIFDAHLEHLRNECKRAQMRHEFKAKLASSPFVTPGKPWEEARSFIMNEEFYQWLEEPEYLDIYNRHQKVIIDRAKDDFQELLLEYSELFYELEVDAKPSKEKMGAIQEVLGEEQRFKVLHKLQAERDALVLKHIHFVYHPTKETCPNCPHCVDNKIEQILASCFPTRYPFFGKSHVTDGKVDRINLVILGKDGLARELANEIRALCTNDDHYVLEGRMYELVLRPIEGNVRLPVNSFHTATFTPHGCLCLYNSKESLSYIVESIDKLRESTLGRRDRHMAQLPLSLLLVNKRGVGGLGEIGGETAQTLIPQGQQLAIKLQCNYLEPATSGTGYGRNVNERQINQVLKGLLETRRTSTFHSCYPPAPPLPPCIRDLQQDQSPEAELCIVMCLMCGDPYDIDQLLAPFLLPQYCKPTSPQASGTSVLLEQTIGGHKHTIELFLMSYHASFATRKSRLVNGYIAVYSACRKASFETLCAFLCEVQDIIPIQLLAVEETQAKLIDSESAHEFLVQGEELAQEIEGRCCSLVCGPGGVVGGLHKIDLLESFFTEVLEKKTIVEASHMYANVAEASSTNENVYSPHCGSTSPLTMLLDSEEDMEASPPYHDGTLTSHGGFKLPDLDSGDTLSVISDLSTFENKLNNKVPPQVRPKPCVTFDLRKTNLSPYADAVSQRRSLTTNVTWPLGGDYDPSDYAEPMDAVSKPRPSYEDSIYSVPHDSTQGKIITIRNSNRMHTNGVGNGSDSEGDASSLERRCKFSAARVKPQLYRDRSKRLGKFSIFRTSFSIGSDDEIGTLSRSKEDDASRLKGDILNEEGEDPKKRNILKSLRRPGKKTRPKPRHSISKPLESNYFGVPLVNVVSPERPIPLFIDKCIHYIEITGLTTEGIYRVSGNKSEIESVQRQFEQDHNLDLVEKDFTVNTVAGALKSFFSELPEPLIPYSSQEELMEAFKINDREQRLRTMKDVLRRFPRENFDVFKHVMSHLNKVSQWNRVNLMTSENLSICFWPTLMRPAFTSMDALTATRTYQTIIEIFIHQCAFFFYNQPLAESPTGPFGPPGPLVPSGLPPPPQLPLLIAH, via the exons ATGATGATGGCTAAAAAGCAAGAATCCCGGATGCCTATCTACAACCTAGTTGTTGTTGGTCTGTCAggtactgagaaggagaaaggcCAATGTGGAGTTGGCAAATCCTGTCTTTGTAACCGCTTTGTCCGTCCTAGTGCAGATGAATTTCATCTTGATCACACTTCTGTCCTAAGTACCAGTGACTTTGGTGGCCGGGTTGTCAATAATGACCATTTCCTTTTCTGGGGAGAGGTGGGACGAGTTTCGGAAGATGGGGCAGAGTGCAGGATGCATGTGGTGGAGCAGACAGAATTCATTGATGACCAGACATTTCAACCCCATCGCAGCACAGCCTTGCAGCCTTACATCAAAAGAGCTGCCTCCACCAAACTGGCTTCTGCAGAAAAACTCATGTACTTCTGCACTGATCAGTTGGGGCTGGAGCAGGACTTTGAACAGAAGCAAATGCCAGAAGGAAAGTTGCAGGTGGATGGCTTTATGCTTTGTGTGGATGTCAGTCGTGGTATGAACCGCAACTTTGATGACCAAATGAAATTTGTCACCAACTTGTATAATCATTTAAGCAAGACAAAAAAGCCTATTGTACTGGTTCTCACTAAGTGTGATGAAGGGGTGGAGCGATACATCAAGGATTCTCATACCTTTGCCATTTCAAAAAAGAACTTGCAGGTTGTTGAGACTTCAGCAAGGTCCAATGTCAATGTTGACTTGGCTTTCCTTACTTTGCTACAGCTTGTTGATAAGGGAAGAGGTAAGCCCAAGATCGTACCTTACTTTGAGGCATTAAAACATCAGAGTCAACTAATTGCCTCTACAAAGGATCGCTATGAGTGGTTGGTGAACCACATCGTGAAGAATCATAATGAAACTTGGCCCAACATCAGCCGATGTATGCAAACCTCAACTGAATACAATGAGTATGTATTTTTAGAAGGTACAGGTAAGTCCAAGAAGCTATTTCAACAACATATTCACCGGCTAAAGCAGGAGCACATTGAAAGGCGTCGCAAAGGATATTTGAGCACTCTTCCACTCGCCTTGAGTACCTTGGTGTCTGAGTTGGATGAAATTGAGCATTTGAGCTGGTCTGGGGTGCAGAAGGTCCTTGAGTCCAAAAAAGATTTTGATCATTGGTTTGTGGTTCTGGATGATGCGCCATGGGAGGAAACACCACATCTTGACAACATGGAGGATGATCGAATTCCCTTTGATGTGTTAGACACAACAGCTGCTGAAATAATCTTTGATGCACACCTTGAACACCTGCGCAATGAATGCAAGCGTGCTCAGATGCGGCATGAGTTCAAAGCAAAATTGGCATCTTCACCTTTCGTTACCCCTGGCAAGCCCTGGGAAGAGGCCCGCAGCTTCATCATGAATGAAGAATTCTACCAGTGGCTTGAGGAGCCTGAATATTTGGACATTTATAACCGGCACCAGAAAGTAATAATAGACAGAGCAAAAGATGATTTTCAGGAGCTTCTACTGGAATACTCTGAGCTTTTCTATGAACTTGAGGTAGATGCTAAACCTAGTAAAGAGAAGATGGGAGCAATTCAGGAAGTGTTAGGAGAAGAACAACGCTTCAAGGTACTGCATAAATTGCAAGCTGAAAGGGATGCTTTAGTGTTGAAACACATCCATTTTGTGTATCACCCTACTAAAGAAACTTGTCCTAACTGTCCACACTGTGTTGACAACAAAATTGAGCAAATACTAGCTTCATGCTTTCCCACACGATACCCTTTCTTTGGAAAGTCCCATGTGACTGATGGAAAGGTTGATAGGATAAATCTTGTTATACTTGGCAAAGACGGTCTAGCTAGAGAATTAGCAAATGAGATTCGGGCTTTGTGTACCAATGATGATCATTATGTGCTTGAAGGTAGAATGTATGAACTTGTCCTTCGGCCCATAGAGGGCAATGTTAGACTTCCTGTTAACTCATTTCATACAGCCACATTCACTCCCCATGGATGCCTATGTTTGTACAATTCAAAAGAGTCTTTGTCATATATTGTAGAAAGCATTGATAAGTTACGAGAGTCCACACTTGGCAGAAGGGACAGACATATGGCTCAGCTTCCTCTGTCACTCTTGTTAGTAAACAAAAGAGGTGTTGGAGGACTGGGCGAAATTGGTGGAGAGACTGCCCAAACATTAATCCCACAGGGTCAGCAGTTAGCCATAAAACTGCAATGTAACTACCTGGAACCAGCCACTTCAGGCACTGGCTATGGTCGAAATGTGAATGAAAGGCAGATCAACCAGGTCTTGAAAGGTCTACTTGAAACTAGGAGGACTTCTACATTCCATAGCTGTTATCCACCTGCACCCCCACTTCCTCCATGTATTAGAGACTTACAGCAGGACCAGAGCCCAGAGGCTGAATTGTGTATTGTCATGTGCCTGATGTGTGGAGACCCTTATGACATTGATCAACTTCTTGCGCCATTCCTTCTCCCTCAGTATTGCAAGCCGACCTCGCCTCAGGCAAGTGGTACTTCGGTACTGCTTGAACAGACAATTGGTGGCCACAAGCATACAATTGAACTATTCCTAATGTCATACCATGCTTCTTTTGCCACACGTAAGAGTCGGCTGGTGAATGGCTACATTGCTGTATACTCTGCCTGTCGTAAGGCTTCTTTTGAAACCCTGTGTGCCTTTTTGTGCGAGGTTCAGGACATTATCCCAATTCAGTTGCTTGCAGTGGAAGAAACCCAAGCAAAGCTTATAGACTCTGAGTCTGCTCATGAGTTTTTAGTCCAAGGTGAAGAACTGGCCCAGGAAATTGAGGGACGGTGTTGCAGTCTTGTTTGTGGCCCTGGTGGAGTTGTTGGAGGGCTTCACAAAATAGACCTCTTGGAATCATTTTTCACAGAGGtattagaaaagaaaacaattgttGAGGCCAGCCACATGTATGCAAATGTTGCAGAAGCCAGTAGCACAAACGAGAATGTCTATTCACCACACTGTGGCTCCACTAGCCCTCTCACAATGCTGTTAGATTCTGAGGAAGACATGGAAGCTTCCCCACCTTACCATGATGGCACACTAACCTCTCATGGTGGATTCAAACTGCCTGACTTGGACTCAGGTGACACACTCTCTGTAATCTCTGACCTTAGCACTTTTGAGAACAAGCTAAACAATAAAGTCCCTCCACAAGTGAGACCCAAACCTTGTGTTACATTTGACCTCAGAAAAACTAATTTAAGCCCTTATGCGGATGCAGTCAGCCAACGGCGGTCTCTTACCACCAATGTGACGTGGCCTCTAGGAGGAGATTACGATCCTTCAGACTATGCTGAGCCAATGGATGCTGTCTCTAAGCCACGCCCAAGCTATGAGGACAGTATATACTCTGTACCACATGACAGCACACAGGGCAAAATTATTACCATCCGCAATTCCAATAGGATGCACACCAATGGAGTAGGCAATGGATCAGACAGTGAAGGGGATGCCAGCTCTTTAGAGAGACGTTGCAAATTCTCAGCAGCGAGGGTGAAGCCACAACTCTATCGTGATCGTTCCAAACGGCTGGGGAAGTTCAGTATTTTTCGCACAAGTTTTTCCATTGGTAGTGATGATGAGATTGGCACCCTTTCAAGGTCAAAAGAAGATGATGCTTCAAGACTGAAAGGAGACATACTCAATGAAGAAGGTGAAGATCCCAAAAAGAGGAACATACTGAAAAGTCTTCGCCGACCAGGAAAA AAAACAAGACCAAAGCCTCGACATTCTATCTCTAAGCCTTTGGAGAGTAACTATTTTGGGGTTCCTCTGGTGAACGTGGTTTCCCCTGAAAGGCCCATTCCACTTTTCATTGACAAGTGCATCCATTATATTGAGATAACAG GTTTGACCACAGAGGGAATCTACAGGGTAAGTGGAAATAAGTCAGAGATCGAGAGCGTGCAGAGACAGTTTGAACAGG accACAATCTGGACCTAGTGGAGAAGGACTTCACTGTGAATACAGTTGCTGGGGCATTGAAAAGTTTCTTCTCTGAGCTGCCTGAGCCTCTGATTCCTTATAGCTCACAGGAGGAGCTGATGgaagctttca AAATTAATGACAGAGAACAGAGGCTACGCACTATGAAGGACGTGCTAAGGAGATTTCCCAGGGAGAATTTTGATGTCTTCAAACATGTTATGAGCCATCTAAACAA ggTTAGTCAGTGGAACAGAGTCAACTTAATGACCAGTGAAAATCTATCCATCTGTTTCTGGCCGACACTGATGCGACCAGCCTTCACATCTATGGATGCCCTGACAGCCACACGCACCTACCAGACAATCATCGAGATATTCATCCATCAGTGTGCTTTCTTCTTTTACAACCAACCTCTGGCTGAGTCACCCACTGGCCCCTTTGGACCCCCTGGACCACTGGTGCCCTCTGGATTGCCCCCTCCCCCACAGCTGCCCCTTCTTATTGCTCATTGA